From Streptomyces durmitorensis, a single genomic window includes:
- a CDS encoding HAD family hydrolase — protein MRYDLVIFDNDGILVDSEPLSNTILAAYLTELGHPTTYEDSLRDYMGAAVHRVHDLVLERSGQRLPEDFDVTFHARVFAAFERELEPVAGAVDVLEKLVAGGVPYCLASSGSHERIRVGHRRTGLDRWFGDERIFSSEDVGRGKPAPDLFLYAAERMGVAPEKCVVVEDSPLGVRAAVAAGMDVYGFTAMTPAERLSGATELFGDMGELADLLV, from the coding sequence ATGCGATACGACCTGGTCATCTTCGACAATGACGGCATCCTTGTGGACAGTGAGCCGCTTTCCAACACGATTCTTGCCGCCTATCTGACCGAGCTCGGGCACCCCACCACGTATGAGGACTCCCTCCGTGACTACATGGGGGCGGCCGTTCATCGCGTACACGATCTTGTTCTTGAGCGCAGTGGGCAGCGGTTGCCCGAGGATTTTGATGTGACCTTCCACGCTCGTGTCTTCGCCGCCTTCGAGCGGGAGCTTGAGCCTGTGGCGGGGGCCGTCGACGTACTGGAGAAGCTGGTGGCCGGTGGGGTGCCCTACTGCCTTGCCTCGTCCGGGAGCCATGAGCGGATTCGGGTGGGGCATCGGCGTACCGGGCTCGACCGGTGGTTCGGGGACGAGCGGATCTTCAGCTCCGAGGACGTGGGGCGGGGGAAGCCGGCGCCGGATCTCTTCCTCTACGCTGCCGAGCGCATGGGAGTGGCGCCCGAGAAGTGTGTGGTGGTCGAGGACAGTCCGTTGGGGGTGCGGGCCGCTGTGGCGGCGGGGATGGATGTGTACGGGTTCACCGCCATGACGCCGGCGGAGCGGCTCTCCGGGGCCACTGAACTCTTCGGGGACATGGGGGAGTTGGCTGACCTGCTCGTATGA
- a CDS encoding VC0807 family protein, translating into MSQLATPASDIATAAADSEGSRRQSRWESLKPLVLDAVVPTASYYLLSKGFGMSTLAALAWSSVVPAGRTLWSLVKERQVNGLAALILAANVVGLLLSLLAGDPRLMLAKDSGITATIGIAVLVSVAAGRPLMTVGLKPWVTKGNPVRTAAWERLIAERGRFARMERMFSVMWGVALFGEAAVRAVGAYTLPVDTMVWLGGVIAGVTITATVLVSGALVVDPMEKKVTEEITRQVAGEVAVLGR; encoded by the coding sequence ATGAGCCAGCTCGCCACCCCAGCCTCGGACATAGCCACAGCAGCTGCTGACTCAGAAGGTTCGCGTCGGCAGTCGAGGTGGGAGTCGCTGAAGCCGCTCGTCCTGGACGCGGTCGTGCCCACAGCCTCGTACTACCTGCTCAGCAAGGGCTTTGGGATGAGCACGCTGGCGGCGCTCGCCTGGAGCAGTGTGGTGCCTGCCGGGCGGACGCTGTGGAGTCTGGTCAAGGAGCGCCAGGTCAACGGGCTCGCGGCGCTCATCCTGGCCGCCAACGTCGTGGGGCTGCTGCTCAGTCTGCTGGCCGGGGATCCGCGGCTGATGCTCGCCAAGGACAGTGGGATCACCGCGACGATCGGGATCGCTGTGCTTGTGTCCGTGGCTGCCGGGCGGCCGTTGATGACCGTCGGGCTCAAGCCCTGGGTCACCAAGGGGAATCCGGTGCGGACCGCGGCGTGGGAGCGGCTGATCGCCGAGCGGGGGCGGTTCGCGCGGATGGAGCGGATGTTCTCGGTGATGTGGGGCGTGGCGCTGTTCGGTGAGGCCGCGGTGCGGGCCGTGGGCGCCTACACGCTGCCCGTCGACACCATGGTGTGGCTCGGCGGCGTGATCGCCGGGGTCACCATCACGGCGACGGTCCTGGTGAGTGGTGCCCTGGTCGTCGATCCGATGGAGAAGAAGGTGACCGAGGAGATCACCCGGCAGGTGGCCGGGGAGGTCGCCGTGCTCGGGCGGTGA
- a CDS encoding MFS transporter: MTDELRRGRASLAFSFLVQGVTFALLVTRIPAIQDQYGISDGLLPVFLAAVPILAGVGSVGTEWLVKRVPPSRVLRWAQPVVLLALLGVGAGDTLWQVAVALGAFGLSVGALDASMNMLGVSLQRASGRSIMLGFHAAYSLGGIMGASAAWAGAHWDLSLFVSYLPVVVVLLPAALVGSRWYVDADAGADAAAAGEGKGGPVVFKLLLPLCLVMTFAYIGDSTVSNWSAKYLQDVLGSSEEVSTVPYNVYMVMTLLGRGLGDLGVRRFGAVAVVRVGSVVGALGFAIVAVAPGAWTGILGFTVLGLGLCVIVPQTFAAAGRLFPGASDAAVARLNVFNYVGFLIGSPLVGALGDAWNYRGAMLVPMVLVLVTLLYARSFAPETDRYGDGHERPRTADVGRGSNGL, from the coding sequence ATGACAGATGAGCTGCGGCGCGGCAGGGCCTCTTTGGCGTTCAGCTTCCTGGTGCAGGGCGTCACTTTCGCGCTCCTTGTGACGCGGATCCCCGCTATTCAGGATCAGTACGGGATATCCGACGGCCTGTTGCCGGTCTTCCTTGCCGCGGTGCCGATCCTCGCCGGGGTCGGGAGCGTCGGCACGGAGTGGCTGGTCAAGAGGGTGCCGCCCAGTCGTGTGCTGCGGTGGGCGCAGCCCGTGGTGCTCCTGGCGCTGCTCGGGGTCGGTGCCGGTGACACCCTGTGGCAAGTGGCCGTGGCACTGGGGGCGTTCGGGCTTTCGGTGGGGGCGCTCGACGCGTCCATGAACATGCTCGGGGTGAGCCTGCAGCGGGCGTCCGGGCGCAGCATCATGCTCGGCTTTCACGCGGCGTACAGCCTGGGCGGGATCATGGGGGCGTCGGCCGCGTGGGCGGGTGCGCACTGGGATCTGTCGCTCTTCGTGTCGTATCTGCCGGTGGTCGTGGTGCTGTTGCCGGCGGCGCTGGTGGGGAGTCGGTGGTACGTCGACGCCGATGCCGGCGCAGATGCGGCTGCCGCAGGTGAGGGGAAGGGCGGGCCGGTCGTCTTCAAGCTGCTCCTGCCGCTCTGCCTGGTGATGACCTTCGCGTACATCGGGGATTCGACGGTCTCCAACTGGAGCGCGAAGTATCTGCAGGACGTCCTGGGGAGTTCGGAGGAGGTCTCGACCGTCCCCTACAACGTCTACATGGTCATGACCCTGCTGGGGCGGGGGCTCGGGGACCTGGGCGTGCGGCGGTTCGGGGCCGTGGCGGTGGTGCGGGTCGGGTCGGTGGTGGGCGCGCTCGGGTTCGCGATCGTGGCGGTGGCGCCCGGGGCGTGGACCGGGATTCTGGGGTTCACGGTGCTCGGGCTCGGGCTGTGTGTGATCGTTCCGCAGACCTTCGCCGCGGCGGGGCGGCTCTTTCCCGGCGCTTCGGACGCCGCTGTCGCGCGGCTCAATGTCTTCAACTACGTGGGGTTCCTGATCGGTTCGCCGCTGGTGGGTGCGCTCGGGGATGCCTGGAACTACCGCGGGGCGATGCTCGTTCCCATGGTGTTGGTGCTCGTGACCTTGTTGTACGCCCGGTCTTTCGCCCCCGAGACGGACCGATACGGTGACGGGCATGAGCGGCCGCGCACAGCTGATGTGGGACGAGGCAGTAACGGGCTATGA